One segment of Microaerobacter geothermalis DNA contains the following:
- a CDS encoding sigma-54 interaction domain-containing protein has translation MMKLTPLLIFDENATIHQLLHSSLGPKPALILRDTKPMGVIPQEYWPFFRTLPMDIPLRQLPHLKPVLIDHQTPFKEMIPLLGKHSPINTAFIIRRVQEDDFGYHIILWEELIRELKENCETNQLLMNSLLSTMSEAVTIVDESGTVLVWNEVAEKVYQISKDSIIGRPIEEYFPTGSIKLMEVLSHGIPVRRTYHIPRPDRHVMINASPIKKEDKIIGAISTEQDITELVRLNEELTQTTAHLRHLQKEMNKNHPADDPFYPIKGHSFSLRTTVEKARKVAATDATVLLMGESGVGKELFAQAIHLASRRKQHSFIAINCGAIPSALFESELFGYQGGAFTGAEKGGKKGKLELADGGTLFLDEIGELPLELQAKLLRFLQNQQFYRVGGTKPIQVNIRILAATNRPLEDMVKEGLFRKDLYYRLNVFPLEIPPLRNRKEDIPDLIQKFLYELAAIYDKPVPLLTNHVIDRLVQYDWPGNIRQLRNMVERIMILCDGDVIEPHHLPMEILENESHEPLQKKFLPTLPLENTPLEEKTEQERIIEALKITYGNKKAAAKLLGISRGTLYNKMKVYGLR, from the coding sequence ATGATGAAACTTACACCCCTCCTAATTTTTGATGAAAACGCCACCATCCATCAATTGCTCCATTCGTCTTTAGGACCTAAACCTGCTCTTATTTTACGCGACACTAAACCTATGGGGGTAATCCCACAGGAATATTGGCCATTTTTTCGAACCCTTCCTATGGATATACCTTTACGTCAGCTTCCTCATTTAAAACCTGTTTTAATAGACCATCAAACACCCTTTAAAGAAATGATTCCCCTCTTGGGCAAACACTCACCAATTAACACAGCTTTTATTATTCGAAGAGTTCAAGAAGATGATTTTGGCTATCATATCATTCTCTGGGAGGAACTCATCCGGGAATTAAAAGAGAATTGTGAAACGAATCAGCTGCTGATGAACTCATTGCTTTCTACGATGTCGGAAGCTGTAACCATTGTAGATGAGAGCGGGACCGTTTTGGTTTGGAATGAAGTGGCTGAAAAAGTGTATCAAATCAGCAAAGATTCCATCATTGGCAGACCCATTGAAGAGTATTTTCCAACGGGGTCCATCAAGTTGATGGAGGTTTTGAGCCACGGCATCCCTGTTAGAAGAACCTATCACATTCCCAGACCAGACCGGCATGTGATGATCAATGCTTCACCGATCAAAAAAGAAGATAAAATCATTGGGGCCATTTCAACCGAACAAGATATAACCGAACTGGTTCGTCTAAATGAAGAGTTGACTCAAACAACCGCTCATCTTCGCCATTTGCAAAAAGAAATGAATAAAAACCACCCTGCCGATGACCCTTTTTATCCGATTAAAGGACATTCTTTTTCCCTTCGCACAACTGTTGAAAAGGCAAGAAAGGTAGCAGCCACTGACGCTACTGTCTTATTAATGGGGGAAAGCGGGGTAGGAAAAGAATTATTTGCCCAAGCCATTCACCTGGCCAGTCGAAGAAAACAGCATTCCTTTATCGCGATAAACTGTGGTGCCATTCCTTCTGCATTATTTGAAAGTGAGCTGTTTGGTTATCAAGGGGGGGCCTTTACTGGTGCTGAAAAAGGAGGTAAGAAAGGAAAACTGGAACTGGCTGACGGCGGGACATTATTCCTTGATGAAATAGGAGAATTGCCTTTAGAATTACAAGCAAAATTATTGCGCTTCTTGCAGAATCAACAATTTTATCGTGTGGGAGGAACAAAACCGATCCAAGTAAACATCCGCATTTTGGCTGCAACCAACCGCCCGCTGGAGGATATGGTAAAGGAAGGGCTGTTCCGTAAAGATTTATATTATCGCTTAAATGTTTTTCCATTGGAAATTCCTCCACTTAGAAACAGAAAGGAAGATATCCCTGATCTCATCCAGAAATTTCTTTATGAATTGGCTGCCATTTATGATAAACCCGTTCCATTGCTGACCAACCATGTCATTGATCGTCTGGTTCAATACGATTGGCCGGGAAACATCAGACAGCTTCGAAATATGGTGGAAAGAATCATGATTCTGTGTGACGGTGATGTGATTGAGCCCCATCATTTGCCAATGGAAATATTGGAAAATGAATCACATGAACCATTGCAAAAAAAATTCCTGCCGACATTACCGCTAGAAAATACACCGCTAGAGGAAAAAACAGAACAGGAAAGAATCATTGAAGCACTCAAAATAACCTATGGGAATAAGAAAGCAGCCGCAAAACTGTTGGGTATTTCCCGGGGAACTTTGTACAATAAGATGAAGGTTTACGGGTTAAGGTAA
- a CDS encoding GAF domain-containing protein, protein MSIATDITSLELIARVHRTTISTQLFETIVHKLVSQVNHIDWAAIYWQDDDLRYTVTSSNGEMYPPEDVLSKLKVPILGPEQSPTGYLVVTSFQLTPFDETDLSTLNTLASEISQKMFLN, encoded by the coding sequence ATGTCTATTGCAACAGATATCACTTCATTGGAATTGATTGCAAGGGTACATAGAACCACGATTTCTACTCAATTATTTGAAACCATCGTACATAAACTTGTTTCCCAAGTGAACCATATTGATTGGGCGGCAATTTATTGGCAAGATGATGACCTTAGATATACAGTGACTTCTTCCAATGGAGAAATGTATCCCCCTGAGGATGTTTTATCCAAATTAAAAGTACCTATATTGGGACCTGAGCAATCCCCTACGGGATATCTGGTAGTTACTAGCTTTCAGTTAACCCCCTTTGATGAAACGGACTTATCCACTTTAAATACATTGGCAAGTGAAATTAGTCAAAAAATGTTTTTAAACTAA
- a CDS encoding FapA family protein: MGRSDELTDKDLLRIIKEMSKSAHEEGLAEEEEFLFQLPEVEEELDEFYFSENDGTVEVKDGKIIVRDPVNDGRSAKIKVLPPIILMKNGQPVEGTVMVSSTDQLEWQIEDTPLYELKVTEDNMCVTLTVFALKKCKLELVDAEPVHCLALRVKEVKEEMRELTTSEVYADLVKLKVKRELIKLSVIHREIRNPSYQPVCVVEGVPPVEGKDGSLELFVSTKVEEALEEVQGKVDFRNRLKIPSVKKGDLIGKIHTAVPGKPGYDVFGQVVHPRPVKEVKVVPRDHVSLNEEGILLAQQAGRPRVTGSGRVKFVDITRTFIVSGNLDIETGNIVFSGDVVVYGDVLDGMTIEALGDVFISGSVFSSTITATGNVTIKGNVVDSSIHSGYFGVIYNQLYQQFSQLLEKFIALETACLTVLKIAYSSGKNVSLGRVLITLMETKFSGIKSMVKKVEELMKQIKEEVPDEIDTVYHELVYYTKPYELMGTSSQSKVKETVSKLKEAITWIESMQVPDADVEISQCTLSQIKANGNILIKGAGTFNSQLLSKENIYFFQLDAVCRGGRVQSGKNIIASMVGGDVGGEVHLIAAEMIKSTQFKNGRITIKGRSEEIFKPIDHLVAYVRDGKLIIESS, encoded by the coding sequence ATGGGTAGATCGGATGAGCTAACAGACAAAGATTTGCTGCGTATAATTAAGGAAATGTCGAAATCTGCCCATGAAGAGGGGCTAGCAGAAGAGGAGGAATTTCTTTTTCAGCTTCCTGAAGTTGAGGAAGAATTGGATGAGTTTTATTTCTCTGAAAATGATGGAACGGTTGAAGTAAAAGACGGGAAAATTATCGTAAGGGATCCAGTAAATGATGGGCGTTCAGCAAAAATTAAAGTACTTCCGCCAATTATTCTCATGAAAAATGGACAACCTGTCGAAGGAACAGTCATGGTTTCTTCCACTGATCAATTGGAGTGGCAAATCGAAGATACACCGCTTTATGAGTTGAAAGTGACAGAAGATAACATGTGTGTAACCCTTACCGTCTTTGCGTTGAAAAAATGTAAATTAGAACTAGTGGATGCAGAGCCTGTCCATTGTTTGGCGCTTCGTGTCAAAGAAGTTAAAGAGGAGATGAGGGAATTAACCACATCGGAGGTATATGCCGATTTGGTTAAGTTGAAGGTAAAAAGGGAACTCATCAAATTAAGTGTGATCCATCGTGAGATAAGAAACCCTTCTTATCAGCCTGTCTGTGTTGTTGAAGGAGTTCCTCCCGTTGAAGGGAAAGACGGTTCTTTAGAGCTATTTGTATCTACAAAAGTAGAGGAAGCCTTGGAAGAAGTTCAGGGCAAAGTGGACTTTAGGAACCGACTCAAAATCCCCTCGGTTAAAAAGGGAGATCTCATTGGAAAGATACATACCGCTGTGCCTGGAAAACCAGGGTATGATGTATTTGGTCAGGTTGTTCATCCTAGACCCGTAAAGGAAGTAAAGGTAGTACCCAGGGACCACGTGAGCCTGAATGAGGAGGGGATTTTGCTTGCTCAACAGGCAGGGCGTCCCAGGGTAACTGGCTCGGGGAGAGTAAAGTTTGTAGATATTACCCGCACGTTTATCGTGAGTGGAAATTTGGATATAGAAACAGGAAATATTGTATTTTCCGGAGATGTGGTTGTCTACGGGGATGTATTAGATGGAATGACCATTGAAGCTTTGGGGGACGTATTTATTTCAGGAAGTGTTTTTTCTTCCACCATTACGGCAACAGGAAATGTTACAATTAAGGGGAATGTTGTAGACAGCTCTATCCATTCAGGATATTTTGGAGTCATTTATAACCAGTTATATCAGCAATTCAGTCAATTATTGGAGAAGTTTATTGCATTGGAAACGGCCTGTTTAACCGTACTGAAAATTGCCTATTCAAGTGGGAAAAATGTTTCGTTGGGCCGGGTGTTAATCACATTAATGGAAACCAAATTTTCAGGAATAAAATCAATGGTTAAAAAAGTAGAGGAGCTAATGAAGCAAATCAAGGAGGAGGTGCCTGATGAAATTGATACCGTGTATCATGAGCTGGTTTATTACACCAAACCATATGAGTTAATGGGGACTTCTTCTCAATCGAAAGTAAAAGAAACCGTATCGAAGTTAAAAGAGGCAATCACTTGGATAGAATCCATGCAGGTGCCAGATGCCGATGTAGAAATATCACAATGCACCCTGTCTCAAATAAAGGCTAATGGTAATATTCTAATTAAAGGAGCAGGAACCTTTAACAGCCAACTTCTCTCAAAGGAAAACATCTACTTTTTTCAGTTGGATGCCGTTTGTAGAGGAGGACGGGTACAATCAGGGAAAAATATTATTGCTTCCATGGTTGGTGGAGATGTAGGAGGAGAAGTTCATTTAATCGCTGCAGAGATGATCAAATCGACTCAATTTAAGAATGGAAGGATTACCATTAAGGGCCGTTCAGAAGAAATTTTTAAACCAATTGATCATTTGGTCGCATATGTGCGGGATGGTAAATTAATCATCGAAAGCTCCTGA